The following coding sequences are from one Microcoleus sp. FACHB-831 window:
- a CDS encoding non-ribosomal peptide synthetase — protein MKAEEAEVFVFPASFAQQRLWFLDRLFPGNCFYNVSAALRLTGSLNASALEETFNEIVRRHEALRTNFRMLEGELVQVIAPQLTIPLPLVDLQNFSATEQQAETRRIANEERSRPFDLSQDSLLRVMLLQLDSSEYVLLLNLHHIISDGWSIGVLIREIGTLYAAFANKERSPLPELPIQYADFADWQREWLQGEVLETQLAYWKQQLDNLPLLNLPTERSRPATPTYQGAAQFLELPKSLSAELEALSQRQGVTPFMTLLAAFQTLLYRYTQQTDIAIGSPIANRNRSEIEGLIGFFVNNLVLRTDLSGNPKFVELLDRVREVTLGAYAHQDLPFEKLVEELHPERNLSYHPLFQVAFSLQNTPIEVLELPGLTLSQLDFDNPSAKLDLEFHMWESPEGLRGQIIYSTDLFDDATITRMLGHFQILLEGVVANPEQRLCELPILTNAERHQLLVNFNYHQSKTQNPKFKIEQCFHQLFESQVEETPDAIALIFEDKKLTYRELNSRANQLARYLQQLGVVPDVLVGLCLERSIEMIVGLLAILKAGGAYLPLDPTYPQERLSFMVQDSQVSLLLTDSILAPLFKGIWGNLQHDIAVVCLDTDSEIIAQQDHHNLTNNLTPDNLAYVIYTSGSTGKPKGVQIAHRGLSNLAEAQIKTFNVKPNNRILQFASLSFDASIFEIVMALRSGATLYLAKKELLLPGQPLIQLLQKNYITHVTLPPAVLAVLPTVELPALQTIIAAGEACSKDIVKRWLLSGRRFFNAYGPTETTVWATIAEISDRSITPPIGRPIYNTQIYILDANLQPVPIGITGELYIGGEGLSRGYINRPDLTAEKFIINPFIYCTEASDRVSKIYKTGDLGRYRPDGNIEFLGRIDEQVKIRGFRIELGEIEAVLSQHPGVREAVVIAREDASVNKRLVAYVVPDDKLINAESKIQNLKSEELRARIKQKLPDYMIPSAFIVLDSLPITPNGKVDRLNLPAPDYSVSQTLDKEFVAPRTPTESTVAKIWAEALNIERVGIYDNFFDLGGDSLLSIRLMEQMQKQFERDIPLSSLFLNPTVETLANTIDSKSGSQPWSPLVAIQPKGLNPPFFCVHPIFGVVFPYYELAYNLGTNQPFYALQPKGLDGDLTPLTNIKDMAAYYIEALRAVQPKGPYFLGGWSFGGLVAFEMAQQLQQAGHEVGLLAILDTAAPIPANKPSFWDGLKFLFTTAMRSLWPFFIDYVYLLVGGNKPKFPNLNKLFHKLIKNESRQSILGRAALASLMPDESKQRILNELTIRPMLRVFQANSEATLSYLPKVYQDNIILFKSSEKSGKVTGDATMGWSALTTGGVELKMVPGNHLTMLRKPHVTVLAEQLKDCIEKATTRPVAILPH, from the coding sequence ATGAAAGCTGAAGAAGCAGAAGTTTTTGTATTCCCGGCATCATTTGCCCAGCAGAGATTATGGTTTCTCGATCGTCTATTTCCAGGCAATTGTTTCTACAATGTGTCCGCAGCGCTTCGCCTGACGGGTTCGCTCAATGCTTCGGCGCTGGAGGAGACGTTCAATGAAATTGTGCGTCGCCATGAAGCTTTGCGTACTAATTTTAGGATGCTGGAAGGGGAACTTGTTCAAGTAATTGCTCCCCAATTAACCATACCTTTGCCTCTTGTAGATTTGCAGAATTTCTCAGCAACGGAACAGCAAGCTGAAACTCGACGAATAGCAAATGAGGAGCGATCGCGTCCTTTCGATTTATCTCAGGATTCGTTACTGCGAGTGATGCTGTTACAGCTAGACTCCTCAGAATATGTACTCCTCCTGAATCTGCATCACATTATCTCTGATGGCTGGTCAATTGGGGTGCTAATTCGGGAAATAGGAACGCTGTATGCAGCCTTTGCAAATAAAGAGCGATCGCCCTTACCAGAATTGCCCATCCAATATGCAGACTTTGCCGATTGGCAACGCGAGTGGCTGCAAGGTGAAGTCCTAGAGACTCAATTAGCTTATTGGAAGCAGCAATTAGACAATCTTCCCCTGCTAAATTTGCCCACCGAGCGATCGCGCCCTGCTACTCCAACTTACCAAGGTGCGGCGCAATTTTTGGAATTACCTAAAAGTTTGAGTGCGGAATTAGAAGCACTTTCGCAGCGCCAAGGTGTTACTCCCTTCATGACTCTTTTGGCAGCATTTCAAACCTTACTCTACCGCTACACGCAGCAAACAGATATTGCTATCGGTTCCCCAATTGCTAATCGCAACCGCAGCGAGATAGAAGGTTTAATTGGTTTTTTTGTTAATAATTTAGTGTTGCGTACCGACTTATCAGGCAACCCCAAATTTGTGGAATTGCTGGACAGAGTACGGGAGGTAACGCTAGGAGCCTATGCCCATCAAGACTTACCTTTTGAGAAGCTTGTAGAGGAACTGCATCCAGAACGCAACCTGAGCTATCATCCATTATTTCAAGTTGCATTCAGCCTGCAAAATACACCAATTGAAGTGCTAGAGTTACCTGGCCTTACGCTCTCGCAATTGGACTTTGACAACCCTAGCGCAAAGTTAGATCTGGAGTTCCATATGTGGGAATCTCCAGAAGGTTTGAGAGGACAGATAATTTATAGCACTGATTTATTTGATGATGCTACCATTACCCGCATGCTGGGACATTTCCAAATACTCCTAGAAGGGGTCGTTGCTAATCCAGAGCAGCGTTTGTGTGAATTACCAATTTTAACCAACGCAGAGCGGCATCAATTACTGGTAAACTTCAATTACCATCAATCAAAAACACAAAATCCAAAATTCAAAATTGAACAGTGTTTCCATCAGTTGTTTGAATCGCAAGTAGAGGAAACTCCTGATGCGATCGCTCTCATTTTTGAAGACAAGAAATTAACCTATCGCGAACTAAACAGCCGCGCTAACCAACTTGCACGCTACCTGCAACAATTAGGGGTAGTCCCAGATGTTTTAGTTGGCCTTTGCTTAGAGCGTTCTATAGAAATGATAGTAGGACTATTAGCTATCCTCAAAGCTGGAGGAGCATATCTACCTCTAGATCCTACTTATCCTCAAGAACGCCTCAGCTTCATGGTGCAAGATTCTCAAGTATCGCTCTTATTAACTGATTCTATATTAGCTCCCCTTTTTAAGGGAATTTGGGGGAATCTCCAGCACGATATAGCTGTAGTTTGCTTAGATACAGATAGCGAAATAATCGCACAACAAGACCACCACAATCTAACTAACAACCTAACACCTGACAACCTAGCTTATGTAATCTATACTTCTGGATCAACAGGGAAACCGAAAGGCGTTCAGATCGCGCACCGAGGATTATCCAACTTAGCAGAAGCTCAAATTAAAACTTTTAACGTAAAGCCAAATAACAGAATTCTGCAATTTGCATCGCTAAGTTTTGATGCTTCAATTTTCGAGATTGTTATGGCGCTGCGTTCGGGAGCAACACTCTATTTAGCTAAAAAAGAATTGCTTTTACCTGGACAACCATTAATTCAGCTATTGCAGAAAAATTATATTACCCACGTCACGCTTCCGCCTGCGGTACTTGCAGTTTTACCTACAGTAGAACTTCCCGCATTACAAACTATTATCGCCGCAGGAGAAGCTTGCTCTAAGGATATTGTAAAACGCTGGTTGCTCTCCGGGCGTCGTTTTTTTAATGCTTACGGGCCAACTGAAACAACTGTATGGGCTACTATTGCAGAAATAAGCGATCGCAGCATAACTCCGCCCATTGGTCGCCCAATTTATAACACTCAAATTTATATATTAGACGCTAATTTACAGCCCGTACCCATTGGGATTACTGGCGAATTATACATCGGCGGTGAAGGATTGTCGCGAGGATATATAAACCGTCCCGATCTAACTGCTGAGAAGTTTATTATTAATCCTTTTATCTATTGTACAGAGGCTAGCGATCGCGTTTCTAAAATTTATAAAACTGGAGACTTAGGTCGTTATCGACCAGACGGCAATATTGAGTTTTTAGGTCGTATAGACGAACAAGTAAAAATTCGCGGTTTTCGCATCGAATTGGGAGAGATAGAAGCAGTTTTGAGCCAGCATCCTGGCGTGCGAGAAGCTGTAGTAATTGCTAGAGAAGATGCATCTGTTAACAAGCGGTTAGTAGCTTACGTCGTACCTGACGATAAACTCATTAATGCAGAATCTAAAATCCAAAATCTAAAATCGGAAGAATTACGCGCTCGCATCAAACAAAAATTACCCGATTACATGATACCTTCAGCTTTTATTGTGTTAGATTCTCTCCCAATAACACCTAATGGCAAAGTAGATCGCCTTAATTTACCTGCGCCGGATTATTCTGTTAGCCAAACACTAGATAAAGAATTTGTTGCTCCTCGTACCCCAACCGAGTCAACAGTTGCAAAAATATGGGCTGAAGCCCTTAACATAGAACGTGTAGGAATTTATGATAACTTCTTCGACTTGGGAGGAGATTCGCTGCTGTCTATCCGCCTCATGGAGCAAATGCAAAAACAGTTTGAACGGGATATACCCCTGTCTTCTCTGTTTTTGAATCCAACGGTCGAAACTTTAGCAAATACTATCGATTCAAAAAGCGGCTCTCAGCCTTGGTCGCCTTTAGTGGCAATTCAGCCTAAAGGTTTAAATCCACCTTTTTTCTGCGTTCATCCCATCTTTGGTGTTGTTTTTCCTTACTACGAATTAGCCTATAATTTGGGTACGAATCAACCATTTTACGCACTACAACCAAAGGGACTTGACGGCGACTTAACTCCATTAACTAACATTAAAGATATGGCGGCTTATTATATTGAGGCGTTGCGTGCAGTTCAGCCGAAAGGGCCTTATTTTCTGGGTGGTTGGTCTTTTGGAGGTTTGGTTGCTTTTGAAATGGCTCAACAATTGCAGCAAGCGGGTCATGAAGTAGGTCTACTTGCTATACTTGACACCGCTGCACCAATACCAGCCAATAAACCTTCCTTTTGGGATGGGTTGAAGTTTCTTTTTACCACAGCGATGCGATCGCTATGGCCTTTCTTTATCGATTATGTTTATCTACTTGTTGGTGGAAATAAGCCTAAATTTCCTAATTTAAATAAGTTATTTCACAAATTAATAAAAAATGAGTCGCGGCAATCCATATTGGGAAGAGCCGCTCTAGCTAGCCTCATGCCTGATGAATCTAAGCAGCGGATTTTAAACGAATTAACTATTCGTCCTATGCTTCGCGTATTCCAAGCCAACAGCGAGGCAACATTGAGTTACCTACCAAAGGTTTACCAGGATAATATTATTCTTTTTAAAAGCAGCGAAAAATCGGGTAAAGTTACTGGGGATGCAACTATGGGCTGGAGCGCTCTAACGACGGGAGGAGTGGAACTTAAGATGGTTCCAGGGAATCACCTAACTATGCTGAGAAAACCCCATGTAACGGTTCTCGCAGAACAACTAAAAGATTGTATTGAAAAAGCAACGACTCGCCCGGTTGCAATCTTACCGCACTGA